CCCGTCTGCGGCAGAATTTCCCCCTCGTTAAAGAACCCGCAAGCATGGAGCATAGCGCGGCGGTCATGCTCATCCTGTTTCCCTACCTGGGGCGAACGCATGTGCTGATGATAAAACGGGCCATGACCCTGAAACTGCACAAAGGGGAGATCGCTTTCCCTGGCGGAATTTTTGAGGATGACGACGAGCATTTGCTCGATACGGCCCTGCGAGAAACTCAGGAGGAGATCGATCTGGAGATTCCGATAGAGCGGGTGATGGCGAGAATGAATCCGGTGGAAACCCGGACCGGCTTCATCGTATCGCCCTTCGTGACCCTGCTCGATCAGGCCCCGGATTGCAGGGACTCGTTCAACGAGGACGAGGTGGAAGAGGTGCTTTTCATTCCGCTGACGCCTCTGATCGCGACCCAGCAGAGGGATGTCGGCTTCAAGCGGGAAGAGGAAATGTATGTTTACTGGTACGAACGCCATCGTATTTGGGGCGCTTCGGCTAAAATGCTTCATCAATTGGGAGAATTGATCTTTTGAAATCATTCATTCGCCAGACAGTCCATTATGAGCGATAGCAATCTGTTGTTTCTGGCGCCCAACTGGCGCGTGTCCCTGTTGGCGGCGTTTTCCGAATCGCGTTTGCAGATCGGGGTCAAGGGCAGTCTGCTGGCGGCGGACAGCGACCCGCATTCCCCGGTATTGAAGGCGGCGGACCGTTCGTTTCTATTGCCGCTCTTTTCTGAAGCGCAGTGCCTGAGCGCGGTGACGAACTTATGTGCTTCGGAAAAAGTCCGGGCGATCTTACCCGTCACCAACAAGGCGGTGGAGTTTCTGAGCGAGCATCGTTCTGTTTTTGAAGACGCGGGCGTTCATTTGTATGTTCCGAGTCAGGAGACGGTCGCCTTGTGCCACGATAAAGAACGGCTGGGGCATTTTTTGCAGAGCAAAGGCATCGCGACGCCTGAGTTGATCGATGGGGCGGACGCCGATCCTGTATTTCCTTTGTTCGCCAAGCGTCGCGTTGGCGAAGGCGGCGAAGAAACCTTTGTTGTGCGCGATGCGGAAGATTTGCGCTACATCCGTTCCAAGTTTCCAGAGCATTTGTTGCAAGGCTTCATTGAGGGGCGAGAGTTCAGCATCGACTGGTTCGGCGACCGCGAAGGCCGTCCCGTGTTCGCCGCGCCGCGAGAACGCTTGCGGGTGAGGGCGGGCGAAGCGCGGGTGACGCGACTGGAGATGGATGAAGGTCTCATCGCAAAAGCCCATGCGACGGCGAAAGCGCTGGACTTGCGCGGGCCTTGTTGCTTGCAGGGTATTCTGGATGAAGCGGGAGAGTTTTATATCACCGACGTCAACCTGCGATTCGGGAGCGGGATTCAGCACACCATTGTCGCGGGCGGCGATATCCCCGGCATGATGTATGAGGAACTTGCGGGCAAAAGGCCGGAGCCGCCGAAGAAGCCGTTAAAAACAGGTACGGTCATGAGCCGTTTTTCTACGGGATTTATGTTTGATCCAGAGGATGGGGCGTCGGGTTTGAAGTGATATTAAATTCATTTTGAAATTGAAGGAGGATTGGATTTTGGCGATGGATACGGCGGTGCTGACTGCGGCGAGAAAACAATTGATCTTTGCGTTGGATGTTCCCGATCGCAAGGAGGCCGCGCGTTTTGCGCGCGAACTGAATGGGCGGGTCGGTTGCTTCAAGGTGGGGCTGGAATTATTCATCAAGGAAGGGCCGGAGGTTTTGAAAGCTGTGTCCGGCGAAGCCGATGCGGATATTTTTCTGGATTTGAAATTGCATGACATTCCGGCGACGGTGCAGGGCGCCTTGCGTTCTGCGAGCGCGCTTGGGGCGCGCTACATCACCCTGCACGCGAGCGGCGGCAAGGCGATGCTTGAGATGTCGCGGCGGGCGGTCGATGAAGGTCTGGAAGTTCTCGCGGTGACGGTGTTGACCAGCATGTCGCCTGCGGATTTGCAGGATCAGGGTTATCCATCCGAGACGACGATCTCCGATCTGGTCTGCCGACGCGCCGAGCTGGCGCGTTCTGCGGGGTGCTCGGGCATCGT
This window of the Candidatus Nitrohelix vancouverensis genome carries:
- a CDS encoding CoA pyrophosphatase, which translates into the protein MNLNLFSSRLRQNFPLVKEPASMEHSAAVMLILFPYLGRTHVLMIKRAMTLKLHKGEIAFPGGIFEDDDEHLLDTALRETQEEIDLEIPIERVMARMNPVETRTGFIVSPFVTLLDQAPDCRDSFNEDEVEEVLFIPLTPLIATQQRDVGFKREEEMYVYWYERHRIWGASAKMLHQLGELIF
- a CDS encoding ATP-grasp domain-containing protein, whose product is MSDSNLLFLAPNWRVSLLAAFSESRLQIGVKGSLLAADSDPHSPVLKAADRSFLLPLFSEAQCLSAVTNLCASEKVRAILPVTNKAVEFLSEHRSVFEDAGVHLYVPSQETVALCHDKERLGHFLQSKGIATPELIDGADADPVFPLFAKRRVGEGGEETFVVRDAEDLRYIRSKFPEHLLQGFIEGREFSIDWFGDREGRPVFAAPRERLRVRAGEARVTRLEMDEGLIAKAHATAKALDLRGPCCLQGILDEAGEFYITDVNLRFGSGIQHTIVAGGDIPGMMYEELAGKRPEPPKKPLKTGTVMSRFSTGFMFDPEDGASGLK
- the pyrF gene encoding orotidine-5'-phosphate decarboxylase, with the translated sequence MDTAVLTAARKQLIFALDVPDRKEAARFARELNGRVGCFKVGLELFIKEGPEVLKAVSGEADADIFLDLKLHDIPATVQGALRSASALGARYITLHASGGKAMLEMSRRAVDEGLEVLAVTVLTSMSPADLQDQGYPSETTISDLVCRRAELARSAGCSGIVCSGEEAAMVRKLCGAIFKIVTPGIRPAWSLVEGDDQSRIVTPGQAVERGADMIVVGRPIRSAEDPGEAADRIVRELAGFDAD